A region of the Kribbella sp. NBC_01245 genome:
CTCGAGCCGAAGCTCGGCCGACCAGCGCAGTCGCAGATCGACCGAGCTCAGGGCATCGCAGAGCACCCGCAAGTAGCGCGGTGACATCGCGTCGACCGCGAAGTAGATCGTCCGGCCGATCTTCTGGATCGCCTCCAGGTCACGGACGACGACATCGACGGGGCGTTCGCGCGATGGCGAGGTGGGCCGGTCGGTGTTGAGTCCGTAGTCGCAGAACGTGCACTTGTTCCAGTAGCAGCCGCGGGTAGGGCTGTAGAGGATGACCGATTCGGGAGACCAGTAGTCATCCCAGTCCCAGACGGTGAAGTCTGGTGCGGGCAGCGCGGCCACGTTCTCGTACACGATCGGGGGCTTGCCGTAGCTGTGCCCCCGGAGCATGACGCCGCGCGCGCCGGCCAGCGAGGTGCCGTCCCGGACCGCCGTGAGGATGTCGCAGAGCGCGGTCTCGCCCTCGCCCGGCACGATCACATCGGCATCGGCGAACAACGACCAGACGGCCGCCGGCTCCTTGGCGAACCGCACCGCGTCGCAGGTGTCGGTGCCGCCGAACACGATCAACGCCTCGGGCCTGATCCGGCGCGCCACCCGGGCCAGCCGCAGGGCGAATGGCAATTGGCTGATGTAGTTCACCGAAAAGCCGACCACCTCCCAGTCGCGTTCGCGCAACGCGGCGGTATAAGGGCCGTCGATATACCTGTCGAAAGGGCTGGTCAGCTCATCGATCAAACGCTCGTCGCAAAGGTCCTCATAACTCGACAGATTCGCCATACCGCCGACCCGGACCTCGAACCCGTCGTACGCCTCGGGCAGGCCGTCGAGGCAGATCAGGCGTAGCCAGAGTTTTATCGCCGAGGTGGCTTCCTGGTACGTCGGATAGTGGTAGAAGTCGGTCCGGTCGCGAAGTGCCGAAATAGCGGACTGGGCGAAATCCGGTTCGAGGCCGGCGCAGCCCACGGCGACGCGATAGGCCAGCTCGTCCCCACGGCTCAGCGTCTGCTGCGTTTCCAGTCGTTGCTTCAAGTCGTCGGCGAGTGCGAGCAGGCGTGCGACGTGGTCCGGTTCGGCCAGCAGGTTCAGCGCTTCCACGTTCGCGTCGAGGCAACGCAGGTTGGTGAAACCGCGATCCCGGGTCGCGCCGACCAGGTACGGGATCGAGTGGTACGGCGCGGTCGGATCGGTGAGTGGCGGGTTCACCAGCAGATAAGGCACCTCCGCGCCCGGGCGGGCGGCTCGTTCCTCGCCCACGCGGGAGATCGACTGGGCAGGAATGAACACCGTCATGTCGTCCTCCGGATCGGATCCTGGATAGCCGGAAATGACCTCCAAATTACCCGTGCCGGGAAGTTCTGAGGTGAAAGAAGCGAATATTTCCGGAGTCGGCCGGTGTTTGTTCCTAAGGTCACGGCGTTATGGACTTAAGAACCGGCCGCAGATTCTGTAGACAGCGTTGAATCGGCCTGGCTAACTTGGCTGGGCCGAGGTACCCGGTTATTCCGTCCGGTCAATCGAAAGGAAGTCGGCATGTCGAAGAATTCGCTGGATGCGCTTCGCCCTGCACTCGACAGGATGACGGAGGCACAGCAGGCGGTCTTCAGCTCGTTGAGCCCCGAGGAGATCGACCTGGCCGCCAAGATCCAGACGCGGCTCGACGCGGTCAGCCCCGAGGTCGAGGGGCAGGCCAACAACACGAACAACCTCTGCTGAGCGGTAGAGCAAACGTTCGATCCCGCCCGTCGCGTCCGCCGGTGTGCCGGTGGTCGTGACGGGCGGTCGGCCCGGGACACACTCACGGAGGTGGCACAGGTGGACGAGAAGGTCAGTCGCTATCTGGTGATCAGCGAGCAGACGTTCGGCGACGGGGACGGGCTGCGGACCAAGGTGCTGTACGCCACCCGGACCGCGGAGCTGATGTTCGTCGTCCCGGAGGTCGCGGACAGTCTCGAACGCGGCGATCTCACCTCGATCTCACCGGGCATGCTGGCGAAACTCCGCCAGGCCCAGGTCGTCGTACCGGCTGCCGAGGACGAGCTGGCGGCGATCGTCGAGCGCAATCGCGCCGCCGGACGGGACATCTCCCGGGTCCAGTACATCCTGATGCCCACGTCGTACTGCAACATGGGCTGCGTCTACTGCGGCCAGGAGCATGTCCAGGGCCGGCTCGGCTCCGATCACCGCGACCGAATTCGGGACCGGGTGTTGCGGGCGGCGCGACTGCCCACCACCGAACATCTGCAGATCGACTGGTTCGGCGCCGAACCGATGATGGGTTATGCCGCCATCAAGGACCTCTCCGCGGACTTCATCCGGGTCGCGGACGAGCGCGGTCTGGGCTACTCGTCGGAGATCGTCACCAACGGATCGCTGCTCACCCCGCGGAACATGGCGGTCCTGATCCAGCAGTGCCGGATCACCAAGTTCGACATCACGATCGATGGTCCGCCCGAGATTCATGACGAGCACCGGCCGTTGAAGGCGGGCGGGCACTCGTTCTGGAAGATCATCAAGACGATCAAGAAGGTGATCGACGATCCGGCCCACGCGCACGTGCGGTTCGAGTTCCGGACCAACGTCGACATCCACAACCAGGACGCCATCTCGCGTTATATCGACCTGATGGCCGATCTCGCCTTCGGCCGGCCGAACGTCACGTTCCTGCTGATGCGGGTCCGGCCGTGGAGCAACGACGTCTCCGCGATCGAGATGGCCAAGACCGACTTCGCCGACCAGGAGCTCGGCTGGCTGCGGCAGATGCACGAACGCGGACTGACCTTCATGCGAATGCCCAACCTGGCCAAGAAGGTCACGTGTCCGGCCGTTCGGACCTCCTCGGAGCTGATCAGCGGAAAGGGCGACATCTTCTCCTGTACCGACCAGCCGCTGGTCCCGGGCCTCGAGCAGGAGACCGTGCTCGGACACGTCACCGACGTCGAGTTGGAGGTGTTCCGTCCGACCGGCCTGTACGACGACTGGAACGACGACGTCGAGTCGGGCAAGTCGTGGTGCAAGGGCTGCGTCTTCCTACCGACGTGCGGCGGCATGTGCCCGAAGCTGTGGCGCGAGGGCTACGCACCTTGCCCGAGCTACAAGTTCAACGTCCAGGGCAGACTCGGGCTGGCCGCCGAGCGACTCGGTCTGCGGCAGCTGACGACGACCGCCGGCTGAGCTCACGATGACCACCCGACCAGCGGAGCGGCAGGACGAGCCCGAGACGCGTTTGCTGATCGGCGTCTGCGGCGCCGCGAACGTGATGAACCTGCCGGCCTACCTGCACGCGTTGCGGGCGCTTCCCGGCTGCCGGATCCGCGTCATCATGACCGCGAGCGCGGCGAGTATCCTGCCCGCGACGACGGTTCGGCTGGTGGCCGACGAGGTCTACTGCGACGGGGTGCACAACGCCGACCCCGGGCACGTCCAACTGGCCCGCTGGGCGGACCAGTTCATCCTGCTGCCCGCCACCGCGCATCTGCTCGGACAGGCCGCGAATGGCTTGGCGGGGAACCTGGTCGCCACCACTCTGCTCGCCTACGATGACGCGGCGATCTTCTTCCCCAGCATGAACGGCCGGATGTGGAAGCAGCCGAGCGTGCAGCGGAATGTGGAGCGTTTGCGCGCGGATGGCCATGAGGTGGTGGAACCGGAGCCGGCCCAATGCTGGGAGGTGGCATCGGCGAGCTTCCAGCAGGCTGCCGGGCTGCCGACGCCACGCGTGGTCGCGCAAATGGCCGGTGTTTTCGGGATGCTGGCCAGACGTGCCGGCGGGGCGGGCCGGATTCCGGATGAAGC
Encoded here:
- a CDS encoding aroma-sacti cluster domain-containing protein; this encodes MSKNSLDALRPALDRMTEAQQAVFSSLSPEEIDLAAKIQTRLDAVSPEVEGQANNTNNLC
- a CDS encoding radical SAM/SPASM domain-containing protein, which gives rise to MDEKVSRYLVISEQTFGDGDGLRTKVLYATRTAELMFVVPEVADSLERGDLTSISPGMLAKLRQAQVVVPAAEDELAAIVERNRAAGRDISRVQYILMPTSYCNMGCVYCGQEHVQGRLGSDHRDRIRDRVLRAARLPTTEHLQIDWFGAEPMMGYAAIKDLSADFIRVADERGLGYSSEIVTNGSLLTPRNMAVLIQQCRITKFDITIDGPPEIHDEHRPLKAGGHSFWKIIKTIKKVIDDPAHAHVRFEFRTNVDIHNQDAISRYIDLMADLAFGRPNVTFLLMRVRPWSNDVSAIEMAKTDFADQELGWLRQMHERGLTFMRMPNLAKKVTCPAVRTSSELISGKGDIFSCTDQPLVPGLEQETVLGHVTDVELEVFRPTGLYDDWNDDVESGKSWCKGCVFLPTCGGMCPKLWREGYAPCPSYKFNVQGRLGLAAERLGLRQLTTTAG
- a CDS encoding B12-binding domain-containing radical SAM protein, coding for MTVFIPAQSISRVGEERAARPGAEVPYLLVNPPLTDPTAPYHSIPYLVGATRDRGFTNLRCLDANVEALNLLAEPDHVARLLALADDLKQRLETQQTLSRGDELAYRVAVGCAGLEPDFAQSAISALRDRTDFYHYPTYQEATSAIKLWLRLICLDGLPEAYDGFEVRVGGMANLSSYEDLCDERLIDELTSPFDRYIDGPYTAALRERDWEVVGFSVNYISQLPFALRLARVARRIRPEALIVFGGTDTCDAVRFAKEPAAVWSLFADADVIVPGEGETALCDILTAVRDGTSLAGARGVMLRGHSYGKPPIVYENVAALPAPDFTVWDWDDYWSPESVILYSPTRGCYWNKCTFCDYGLNTDRPTSPSRERPVDVVVRDLEAIQKIGRTIYFAVDAMSPRYLRVLCDALSSVDLRLRWSAELRLERTFPQRGMAAKLRQAGCIAVSFGYESASQRVLDLIDKGVRMTEVEPILRDLATAGVGAQMMGFTGFPTEQADEAALTYSYLTDRPGLWSLAAIGTFSLTPGSIVARSPERFGVELLPPPPNEDILRTLPWRDQATHVDHWPGEAEDRVAPELRAALDRPVDGRPWVGGTDSAHTLLYFARYGRDLLPEPAGDGPRRQFVGARDCAVGFADLDAFTTAGDMTAAFIALRERGGAGYRSMSEWYRAAGNARREPGHALVLPSGAVVPLPSGMTSTSDGMRRFIAMAAAGPRAE
- a CDS encoding flavoprotein; translation: MTTRPAERQDEPETRLLIGVCGAANVMNLPAYLHALRALPGCRIRVIMTASAASILPATTVRLVADEVYCDGVHNADPGHVQLARWADQFILLPATAHLLGQAANGLAGNLVATTLLAYDDAAIFFPSMNGRMWKQPSVQRNVERLRADGHEVVEPEPAQCWEVASASFQQAAGLPTPRVVAQMAGVFGMLARRAGGAGRIPDEALGERDVDAGR